The genomic stretch TAATCATCTCCGTGTTATTACGCACTCCTATGTGTTCATATTGGAATTTATTGCTTAATTATTCCTCTTTTGCTAATAAACTCAGACGTTTGATAATTAAAATACTGATAAAAGTTTACCAAACTATATAATACGTTTAACAGTCATTAATGACACAATTAATGCTCGATCATATAGACCGTAAATGTCGACTGTGGTCATCGGACGAGGGCAGCACGTGTGTAGTGTTGTCTCCTCACACCACTGATAACATGAGTTATTATATTCATCAATTGTGACGGTCAGGGGCAGTTTACATAATGAGAGATGATTAATTGTActttgtatttatgtatgtgtgtgagaaagacaggTATGAAGATGCTGCTGCCCATAGCGATGCTGatgctctcactcactcagatcttcatcatcaccttcatcagcATGCTGCCTGTGGAGGCCCACATCACTGCAGtgagacccacacagacacagtagaagtgtttagtttagttaagTCTGATGTTTTGCTGTGTGAGGCACAAATCGGTCACCAGCAAggggtaaataaatataaaagtaacaTGTAGACAGGAAGTAATGGGAAAAGTGGATCCGAGTGTTATGGTGTGAACTGAAAGCGGAAATGATCGGTGTTTTTCTATAATCTGTATTATTTCCGTTATCACcgatttttatgtttatttgtacagcaatGAACAAGAAGAATGTTCAGTTGGGCAAGGCTTAAAATGTCCAACAACGCAGACGATTTCATATCTTTGACAGATTTGGGTAACTGCACAACTATAAAAACGTGTCTTCTCTAATGTAAAAAAGTATGAAAAGAAAGGATCCAAATTTCACAGTGTAATCTAGTTGGAGTTTTGTGAAGTATTTTAGTGTGAATTTGTTTGACTTGATGTTATGTATCAGTTTAGTGTATTCCAAAACGACAAAAAGTGTCTCTCTACCAAAACTGTGGAAGAACAGTTTTGATGACATAATTCTAATCTTAGGCTTCTCATCAAATTTACTGTCTAATCAATTGCCAGAATGTTAAGACTCCAACATTATAAAAAATCACCTTGCCAAAGTAGTTGTGCAAGACAAATCATATCATCGTGCATGGGCCATAAATGTAGCTTTAGCTGTTTGAACACgttttattttgatttccaACCATAAGTTGGTTAAGAATGACAGCTCATGCCAGTTCATGGCTTTGTGACATGATTTCTTCACCATTTTCCTCATAATCTGTTGCATGTAAATCAAACGCATTATTAATCAAGTGAATCAAACACTTCCATGGTATAATCTGTCAAATAAGTCTTAGCTTGGGCTGTGACGCACGCTAAATGCTACAGGTTATTTAAAAATGGGAAGCCCCCCTCCCTGACTTCCTTTTTCACTGGAAATTAAATCAATGCTTCAAATAACATTGTTGATGTAAATTATAGAGTTTCTTAGTATTTGGTACATCCCCTTTTTGCTCTAAAGACAAAATTTCTTAAAACTCGTAAAAGTTTTGACAACAGCCTGCATCCTAAAAAtgagtttgtatgttttttttgttagagTCAAAGTGATTATGGCTTTAATGAcctgtttatgtttttattttgttgatatTAAGGACAAGTTATGTGTAAACTGTTGCTTCTAGTTTCTCATGATAAACTCACAAttgtaacattattttaattttaataattaaataattttttatttaaagattgtTCTAGTGTTTTCAGTGTGAGTTTCCTGaggatgtaattaatgaataatgatgtataataatACTGAAGAAATTGCTAGAAGTTGCATTAAATGTTTTCAATTTGATTTTAGGTTTGAGTTATGAGAGGGAGGAGtctgtttctatggaaacaaTGGAGGTAGTCAGAGGGTGGATTTTGTTCTAGGATAATAGAATAGACTAATGAAGAGTGTTGAGGATTATCTTATcacccagtttttttttttttttaatgctgattAGTATATAAATCTAATTCGGTATTTTTCAACCTGAAGTATCACATGTTCTtattcaattacattttatgGAATATAGGGgaaatatatttcagtataacctgtgggtttgtgtgttttgcagtATTCTGGTGATAATCAGACAGAGAGTTTTGATGATGCTCCTGCTCGGTTTGGATACAGATTGCCCAGCCAGGGCCTGAAGGTGTGACACTTttactttctgtgtgtctgtctttctgtctgcatctttgtgtctgtctgtgtgtagggGACTTGGGGGCTTAGTAATGTTTTGTGGCTGTTTTTTTGGCCAGGGTTTCCTGATTGGTGCACGGCCAGAGAATGGGTGCGTACCAATTGATCCTCCACCACCGAGAGAAAACAACAGCAGTGTCTTCATCGTCCTCATCAAACGATACCACTGCAATTTTGACATCAAGGTTTCACATGcaatcactacactacacacctgcaGTTTTACTCAAATGTTTTGGGAGTCCTTCTGATCCTTCTGTGCAAGCAGTGTTACAGTATAGAGCAGTGCACCACCACTCCTGTGTCAGATaaacctgtgtttgtgtgcgtgtgtgcgtgcatgcaggTGCTGAATGCTCAGAGGGCAGGTTACAGGGCTGCCATTGTTCACAATGTAGACTCGGAGGAGCTCGTCAACATGGGATCTGATGACTGTAagtattacacacatacacacacagatttgctTCATCATTGCTcatcagacagacaaagagtTCTGTGCTGTATTAAGCACAGAACTGTGCTGTATAAACAGCTTTAAATGGTGAAAGTTGGATATgtgtataatattgtgtgtgtgtgtgtagtggaggTGGTGAAGCAGATAACCATCCCGTCTGTGTTTGTTGGAGAAAAGGATTCTAAGTCATTAACAGAGGAGTTCAGTTATGAGAGAgggtgagaaacacacacacacacacacacacagggttacaaTATACTCTATATTATTACAGACTTGAATGAGTTAAGATCTTTTGAATCACAGCACTACACTAAACACTGGAACTTCTAAGTATACTTAACCATGTTTGTTGATAAAAAGAAAGCAGTGTAttttcagaaatgtattttGCCTCTCAATTTCACCCATTGTATctttctcgtgtgtgtgtgtgtgtgtgtgtgtgtgtgtgtgtgtgtgtgtgtgtgtgtgtgtgtgtgtgtgtgtgtgtgttgcagaggTTATGTAATCCTGATGCCTGATTTCAGTCTGCCATTGGAATATTACCTGATCCCATTCCTCATTATTGTGGGAATCTGTCTTATTCTCATTGTGGTCTTTATGGTGAGTGAAACCTACTTGTATGTCAATGATCTTCTGGGACTTGAGTGAGTACTGGACACTGTTGACTGAAATGTGaatacacaacattaaaaaaacatgtatcAGACCGACAGGATCatgtgttggtgtttatggacTGTTTGTGTTGGACTAAGTCCTGATAAGTCACAACATCAGGGTTTCTGTTTAACGTTTATTTGTACTAAACTAAACACAGCTAgttgtatttataatattagTGATCATTTCATTTAAGCATGTTAATGATTCAACGTATGCATGCTCAGATCACAAAGTTTGTTCAAGACCGACAGCGAGCCAGAAGGAGCCGACTGCGCAAGGACCAACTGAAGAAACTCCCCattcacaaatacaaaaaaggtACTACAATTAACACCCCACATAAACAAACTGCACCAACATGTAGCATTAACACACTGCTCCAACCcgctacataaacacactgctcCAACCcgctacataaacacactgctcCAATCcgctacataaacacactgctcCAATCcgctacataaacacactgctcCAACCcgctacataaacacactgcacCAACCcgctacataaacacactgctcCAACCcgctacataaacacactgcacCAACCCGCTACATAAACACGCTGCACCAACAtgctacataaacacactgcacCAACCCGCTACATAAACACGCTGCACCAACCcgctacataaacacactgcacCAACCCGCTACATAAACACGCTGCACCAACCCGCTACATAAACACGCTGCACCAACCCGCTACATAAACACGCTGCACCAACATGCTACATAAACACGCTGCACCAACATGCTACATAAACACGCTGCACCAACATGCTACATAAACACGCTGCACCAACATGCTACATAAACACGCTGCACCAACAtgctacataaacacactgcacCAACAtgctacataaacacactgcacCAACAtgctacataaacacactgcacCAACATGCTACATAAACACATTGTGCCAACAAATATCACCAGATTAGCACATTGCATTAACACACAGCaccaacacaaaaaataaacacaatgttaCATTGTGAtcactatggtgtgtgtgtgttttacaggtgATGCCTATGACGTGTGTGCAATCTGTCTGGAAGAATATGAGGAGGGGGAAAAGCTGCGTGTGCTGCCATGTTCACATGGTAAGTATGTTTTCCTCATTAGTTCAGTTTTTTATTTGGCCATGTCAGTGCTACTGGAAGTGTGTGTTCGAGGCTGACAGAGAAACATATGCATGAGTGGACAATAAGCAAGGTGTTTTAAGCTCCAAATGAAATTTTTAACATCTGAACAAGAACTATTAAAGAGAGAACCTGTTTGGAAAACTGTGGGCCAGGAAAACAAACTGGaactttataaatataatgacaCAAAATGCAATACAAACGATGCcatttcttttcaaaaatgGACTAATTTATTATTTGTGAACCAACAGAAGTAACAATGTGTGAACAGTTATGTAAACTCTGTAAAAAGTCTGTATAATACTGAGTTGTTTTAGTGGATCACAGATATAATTTTTATCAGTTAGTGTCAGGTAAGGTAATGCCCTTAATAAATGAACAGTTTACCTCATAACTTGGAAGTGATGTCATAACAGTCCTTGCTAGTTCACACCATAGTTAGCTTGCTAGTGTAGTTGATCCTAAGGGGATTCTGTGTACATGACCTGCCAAATGCACCTTTACCTGATCTCATTTTTGCTATTATTTTATTGGTTAAGGTTTAAATAACATGTGGTCACAGGCCATTTTAGGTGAAACTTAAGCATCAGATGTGGCTTGGTGTTACAGCCGAAGATGAgcggttgtttgtttgtttgtttgttctagCATATCACTGTAAGTGTGTGGACCCATGGCTAACGAAGACTAAGAGGACATGTCCAGTGTGTAAGCAGAAGGTGGTTCCGGCTGGTTCAGAATCGGACTCAGACTCAGACAGCGGTGGAGAGGAGAGTGATGAGGTTTCTGAAAGCACGCCGCTGCTGCGCCCACACCCCCCTGCCCGAATCCGTACCCCCTCTCTGATCAGCACACACTCTGCCTCCACTGGCCCTCCTGACTGCTCTGACTCCGACTccactgaggaggaggaggagggtgagGTAGTCACAGTGGAAACAGTTGTGGTGTTGCAGCAGGAACGACCTGATGATGATCTCATCAATGCCTAAAGACAAGCCAATCAGACTGTTAATTAATCTGAAGTGGCAGTATTgctcacgcacgcgcacgcgcacacatacacacacacacacacacacacacacacacagagtacggTTTATGATTTTATTACAAAGGTATAGTGATGATGAATGTTGTTTctgagaaagacacacacacacacagcgctttACATTTATCCAAAATAAGGATTTAACAGACTTTATCTCTACTTTAAAATTATGCCTACATAGGGACCCTCCTCCCGAATGAAACCAGTTCTGAagtgctgatgatgatgatgatgaatatcACTATGTATCACGTAACGATTTTTGGCACACACGTGTCTTCTGTAGCACCTTGTTATTAATCTTGTTTTCCTTTATAGGAGTTTTAATGATCTGTTTTTTGCCAAAACTGTAGCCTGTTTTGATTTCCTGTGTAAAACAAAGCCAAACATTTTGACTGTGCcacatttaaaatgataaaattagtTTCGACTGAAATTCTGATTAGCGCATTCAGCATTCAGACACTCAGCAGTGTTCATTTCATcagcgtgtgttgtagtgttctGTCTTGTGACTGTTACACACGCGCTGCCTTTAACAgcttcactttgtttactttattttccATTCAGCTGAATTTAATTTCAACTGCAATAAATCGATTCTGTTGGAGAAACTCTATTATcagacatgtacacacactcttcaagtctgttttgtttatgtagcaCGTACAACAATAGACTTGGTCGTAGATGAGCATTACAGAAATCCTGATGTTCATTTAGATCCCTAATTAACATGCTGGTGTTGacaaattaaagtattattattattgatcaaAATGTGGCATGGTAGGAATGGAgtaagtatatatgtatatttcacgGAAAAATTTCCCAAAATTTCTAATCCGTGTAATCATATTTGGCCAAGAAACGGTGAACCAAGCAGAAATGTCACGGCTGTTTTATgcgatgatttttttttttttttagaaaatgaaaagaatgagGTCTGCCACGGGTATGAATAAATACTTCTATAGAGTCAgataataattattcattttgattATAATCTGGTATGTCCTGTGTCCCCGAATCTACTTGTGAAATGTCCTGCTGTTCATGATTGTGTGCATGATAAGACTCAAATCATTCCCCCAAACAGCCAGACTGCAACGTCTGATCACTTATTGCAGTGGTTTTTAAAGTGGGAACCCTGAAGCACTACCTATTTTCTTTGAATAGTTGCAGCAGTAGAAATCACATACCACCTatatcagttattttttttattacagagtTCCAACAGAGATTAGAGCTAAATGTTCTCTTGAATAGACAGAGTTTCATTCAAACTTCAAAAAACAAGGTAGTTTACAAATATTGCTAATTTGAGTCTAATGTGTTACATCTGTGGACAGTTCATGAAATTAAAAAAGctcaaaaaaagttttattctaGATGTTTAAATTAGGTTTATTAAGTAAACAATTCTCTGTCTCAGGGTTCTCACGAAGTTATGTATTTTGTAATGGTTGGACCTCAATGGTTGGAGTCTAGCCATTTTGACATTCACTGTCATTTGTCcactgattttttattatttttttttattgtttcttgcGATCTCAAGTAAACACTATAAAAAGtttagaaatttaaaaaaaaaaacactatttacAATTCGTGGTGGCAGAAACAGTCACAGTCTTCTCACAGTTCCAGGCTTCCCAGTTCCTCCTGAGTTCAGCTTACTGTCTATGTGGAGTTTCATATGTGAATactaatcacttttttttttagttgagaCTGTCAGCCTTTTACTGAGATAGGTCAGGGGGGTTGCATGTCTATAGACCAAGGCGCTGCAGATTTTTAACAAGCGTGGTTCACTGATGTATTTCAGAGACTACTGTATATGTTTCacatgttcattttaaaaagcattctcatgtattaaaaaaaaataattatttacttaATGATCTAACCCGGATTctaagtggaataaaaataaaatggaagaaaaaaaaacttgaatttgTCTTGGTCAGTGTGTcttttgtaaaagaaaataaaaaaatatataaaataattgagTCATTAATCATTTAAAGTAATTTCCAGTATGCCGAAATGTAATCCGTGTAATTTGGATTCTAATTTTCACTGAAAAAAagggaactttttttttttattttttttattttaaatgaaagtataaaattagcaatcactggaagttcaacaccACCACACCAGGCACAAAGTAGAAGTGCATTTCTTGATTACTGTGCTTCTGTGTCCTAATATCTTAAAATATGAAGTGTTTAACCAAGTTGTAGTTCCGAAAAGAAAAAGTTCTGTGAATAACGTTTGCATCTGAATCACTACCCTTaagtcaaaataaaattaacaagTTGAGAAATGAGTCATTGACAATCATTGCAAGCCtctcaaatatattttactaatttgtgttaaaatattatttgtggtaaaaactatttaaattaaGTAGCCATTTATGGGTGGATGTTATTGTTTTAGTGACAATGTTTCGAAATAAGGTTTTTAATTGAAAAGATATCAAATTACCGACTGGATCCAAAACCATAATCTTAAAGTACACTTACATTCAAATGTctcatatttaaaaagaataaataaataaatgaatatgaaaatgaatattCCTCAAATATGGAATTATAAATACTGATACTGGAAATCGGATAATAAATATGAGGCATGAAACTCCACTTGCATGTCATCATCATCCACCACACAATCGTCAATACCTAAACATTCCCTCAGCCATTCATTGTAGTTCTTATATCCTTCCTGGCAGCTCAAACCAAgacgttttttttctctgtcctcTTTAGTGAAAACTCCCAGTcactaaatatgttttttaatcCTGTGTGAACTCTaaagtttgttgtgttgtgtgttaaaatTTCAGAacatcagcagtttctaaactaCTCAAACCAGACCATCTAGTACCAACATCCATGCCACGATTAAAGTCACTTAGATCAAATTttttcccattctgatgtttgatgtaaacattcACTAAAGCACTTGACCTATTTAGGTTTGATCTGATactttgtgctgctgccacttGATAcatgattagataactgcatgaatatgCCGGT from Tachysurus fulvidraco isolate hzauxx_2018 chromosome 2, HZAU_PFXX_2.0, whole genome shotgun sequence encodes the following:
- the rnf13 gene encoding E3 ubiquitin-protein ligase RNF13 — encoded protein: MKMLLPIAMLMLSLTQIFIITFISMLPVEAHITAYSGDNQTESFDDAPARFGYRLPSQGLKGFLIGARPENGCVPIDPPPPRENNSSVFIVLIKRYHCNFDIKVLNAQRAGYRAAIVHNVDSEELVNMGSDDLEVVKQITIPSVFVGEKDSKSLTEEFSYERGGYVILMPDFSLPLEYYLIPFLIIVGICLILIVVFMITKFVQDRQRARRSRLRKDQLKKLPIHKYKKGDAYDVCAICLEEYEEGEKLRVLPCSHAYHCKCVDPWLTKTKRTCPVCKQKVVPAGSESDSDSDSGGEESDEVSESTPLLRPHPPARIRTPSLISTHSASTGPPDCSDSDSTEEEEEGEVVTVETVVVLQQERPDDDLINA